One region of Fragaria vesca subsp. vesca linkage group LG4, FraVesHawaii_1.0, whole genome shotgun sequence genomic DNA includes:
- the LOC101300437 gene encoding uncharacterized protein LOC101300437, with translation MALLLPFSSQNFLPIASFRSDFLPWNPHLFEVSRNHKNISKTKNISFPISCSSVKTVRSPSLDRHIVKQNKIRFVLKLQTLLLSKPKCYIPLQILNKCRSYLSLPKPRSILSMIHRYPTIFEVFSIPTAPMPFNASKSLSQLCVRLTPAAAALAAEESSLRSAISDSLATKLQKLLMLSSHHRLVLSKLVHLGPDLGLHPNFRSRLCNDHPEKFKTIDTSYGRALELVSWDQDLAKPLPSLQIQSLGLIVDRPLKFKHLNLRKGLNLKRRHQDFLIRFREIPDVCPYSTAALEMPKESIEAEKRACLVVREILGMMVEKRTLVDHLTHFRKEFGLPNKLRGMIVRHPELFYVSLKGQRDSVLLVEGYDENGSLLDKKKETLVIKEKLMELVRESKRLRRGWRKAHRNNTRIDVCNGDNSDDDDDDDDYDDGFQELFKSDDLDLDDLGGEKIETLNYRENGHFWTADDLKGRDGQLLDPW, from the coding sequence ATGGCGTTGTTGTTGCCTTTCTCATCGCAAAACTTTTTGCCCATTGCTTCTTTCCGTTCTGACTTCCTTCCTTGGAATCCTCACTTATTTGAAGTCAGCAGAAATCATAAAAACATCAGTAAAACCAAAAACATCTCTTTTCCAATTTCTTGCTCATCTGTTAAAACTGTCCGTAGTCCTTCACTAGACAGGCATATTGTGAAACAGAACAAGATTCGGTTTGTCCTAAAACTACAAACACTGCTCCTTTCCAAACCAAAATGCTATATTCCACTTCAGATTCTTAATAAATGTCGATCCTACCTTTCCCTACCAAAGCCCCGGTCCATCCTTTCGATGATCCATCGTTACCCTACCATTTTTGAAGTCTTCTCAATTCCTACAGCACCTATGCCATTCAATGCATCTAAGTCATTATCACAACTCTGTGTCCGTCTAACCCCAGCTGCGGCTGCCCTTGCTGCTGAGGAATCAAGTCTAAGATCAGCCATCTCTGATTCCTTGGCTACCAAACTCCAGAAACTTCTTATGCTTTCTTCTCATCATCGGCTAGTTCTGTCAAAGTTGGTTCACCTTGGTCCTGATCTTGGTCTTCACCCTAACTTTCGGTCTCGTCTCTGCAATGACCATCCAGAAAAATTCAAGACTATAGATACCTCTTATGGTCGTGCACTTGAGCTTGTATCCTGGGACCAAGACTTGGCAAAACCTTTGCCGTCTCTTCAAATTCAATCGCTTGGGCTGATAGTAGACAGGCCTTTAAAGTTCAAACATTTGAATCTTCGGAAGGGGCTGAATCTAAAGAGGCGACACCAAGACTTTTTGATCAGATTTAGAGAAATTCCAGATGTGTGCCCTTACAGTACCGCTGCCTTGGAAATGCCAAAAGAGTCAATTGAGGCAGAGAAAAGAGCTTGTTTGGTGGTGAGAGAAATATTAGGCATGATGGTTGAAAAGAGAACATTAGTAGACCACCTGACACATTTTAGAAAAGAGTTTGGTCTGCCCAACAAGTTGAGAGGGATGATTGTGAGGCACCCTGAGTTATTCTATGTGAGCTTGAAAGGGCAGAGGGATTCTGTCCTCTTGGTGGAGGGCTATGATGAGAATGGTTCCCTTTTAGACAAGAAGAAAGAAACTTTGGTGATAAAGGAAAAGTTGATGGAGTTGGTCAGGGAAAGCAAGAGGTTGAGAAGAGGGTGGAGGAAAGCTCACCGTAATAACACTAGGATTGATGTCTGTAATGGTGATAACAGTGACGATGATGATGATGATGATGATTATGATGATGGCTTCCAGGAGTTGTTCAAGTCTGACGATCTGGATTTGGATGACCTTGGTGGTGAGAAGATTGAGACATTAAACTACAGGGAGAATGGTCATTTTTGGACTGCAGATGATCTTAAAGGCAGAGATGGGCAACTCTTGGATCCTTGGTAG
- the LOC101303692 gene encoding pentatricopeptide repeat-containing protein At1g60770-like encodes MAMMQQFGRTKSVTKRSSKYVEEALYVWLFKDGGSEVSVRQKLNEFIKSRKRVFKWEVGDTLKKLRQRKLYYPALKLSETMAKRGMNKTVSDQAIHLDLVAKARGIPAAEDYFKNLPESSKNHLSYGALLNCYCKELMTEEAEALLEKMKELNLPLTSMPYNSLMTLYSKTGKPEKIPAIIQEMKGCNVMLDSYSYNVWMRALAAVDDVSGVERVIDEMKRDGRVASDWTTYSNLASIYVDAGMPEKAENALRELEKKNTHRDLSAFQFLITLYGRTGNLLEVHRVWRSLRLAFPKTANISYLNMIQVLVNLRDLPGAEKCFREWESRCSTYDIRVANVLIGAYAKEGMLEKAKVLKEQARRRGAKPSAKTWEIFVDCYLKNAEYDLAVESVANAISIGKGDGGKWVPSHETIKTLMEHFEQTKDVEGAEGFLEILKKATESLGAEVFESLIKTYAAAGKTTPAMRHRLKMENVEVSEASKKLLESICVE; translated from the exons ATGGCGATGATGCAGCAGTTTGGGCGCACCAAGAGTGTGACGAAGCGTTCGTCGAAATACGTGGAGGAAGCTCTCTACGTTTGGCTCTTCAAAGACGGCGGCTCCGAGGTCAGCGTCCGCCAGAAGCTCAATGAGTTCATCAAGAGCCGCAAGCGCGTCTTCAAATGGGAAGTCGGCGACACTCTCAAGAAGCTTCGCCAGCGCAAACTCTACTACCCTGCTCTCAAG CTCTCGGAGACTATGGCTAAAAGAGGGATGAACAAGACCGTTAGTGATCAGGCTATACATCTCGATCTTGTTGCCAAAGCTCGAGGAATTCCTGCCGCAGAAGATTATTTCAAGAATCTTCCTGAATCGTCGAAAAATCATCTCAGTTACGGGGCGCTGCTTAACTGTTACTGTAAGGAATTGATGACTGAAGAGGCTGAGGCTCTTCTGGAGAAGATGAAGGAACTTAACCTTCCTTTGACCTCTATGCCGTATAATAGCCTTATGACGCTTTACTCAAAAACTGGGAAGCCGGAAAAGATCCCGGCTATTATACAAGAAATGAAGGGTTGCAATGTGATGCTTGATTCATATTCTTATAATGTTTGGATGCGGGCGTTAGCTGCTGTCGATGATGTTTCTGGAGTTGAAAGGGTTATTGATGAGATGAAGAGGGATGGTCGAGTTGCTAGTGATTGGACAACATATAGCAACTTAGCTTCCATCTATGTTGATGCTGGCATGCCTGAGAAGGCAGAAAATGCACTTAGAGAATTGGAGAAGAAAAACACCCACCGTGATCTTTCAGCTTTCCAATTCCTTATTACATTGTATGGTCGAACAGGGAACCTGCTTGAAGTACACAGGGTATGGCGTTCCTTGAGGCTTGCTTTCCCTAAAACTGCAAACATAAGTTATCTGAATATGATCCAGGTCTTGGTTAACTTGAGAGACTTACCAGGTGCAGAGAAATGTTTCAGGGAATGGGAATCTCGATGCTCAACCTATGATATTCGGGTAGCAAATGTTCTCATTGGAGCTTATGCTAAGGAGGGCATGCTAGAGAAGGCTAAGGTGCTTAAGGAACAGGCTCGTAGGAGAGGAGCCAAGCCTAGTGCAAAAACCTGGGAGATCTTTGTGGACTGTTATTTAAAGAATGCAGAATATGACTTGGCAGTTGAGTCTGTTGCCAATGCAATCTCTATTGGTAAAGGGGATGGTGGGAAGTGGGTACCATCACATGAGACCATCAAAACCTTGATGGAGCACTTTGAACAAACTAAGGATGTCGAGGGTGCAGAAGGTTTTCTGGAGATTTTGAAGAAGGCTACAGAGTCATTAGGGGCTGAGGTGTTTGAGTCACTGATTAAAACTTACGCCGCAGCTGGAAAGACAACTCCAGCCATGCGTCATCGATTGAAAATGGAGAATGTGGAGGTTAGTGAAGCCAGCAAAAAGTTGCTCGAGTCCATTTGTGTGGAGTGA
- the LOC101300140 gene encoding uncharacterized protein LOC101300140: MAGVVLLLSILIVLFSLEVPTITTVLCQRDVISNWPFPKQYLHLCLSHGIKEVLPPLESHKSALQSIKGVISLHCAQQEDKDGGLFRNKSLDTVVQENECECVLNTEPSLSELSIQYCPSSPSNRIHDHEENESSLSPEVASSSIIICSTDQPSATVPSSQNKNSFSPHVASSSSVIVSTDQPSTSIQTTTTLSSIRKMSRKERRRNGKQKKRTMAAILDVAKPSTLEDLLRIKRLCCVSSDPLELGGETTERTECINDDENNCESDLTKDYSSEKVERDCEAANLSMQSRQRLVVKFNFSGCESNV; this comes from the exons ATGGCTGGTGTTGTTTTGTTGTTGAGCATTCTTATTGTTCTTTTCAGTCTTGAAGTTCCTACTATTACGACTGTGCTATGTCAA AGAGATGTCATTTCCAACTGGCCATTCCCAAAGCAATACTTGCATCTGTGTCTCAGTCACGGGATCAAGGAGGTGTTGCCACCCCTTGAATCCCATAAATCAGCTCTGCAGTCAATTAAAGGAGTTATAAGTTTGCATTGTGCTCAGCAAGAAGATAAGGATGGTGGTCTCTTTCGGAACAAATCATTGGATACTGTTGTGCAAGAGAATGAATGTGAATGTGTATTGAACACTGAGCCTTCATTATCAGAACTTTCAATCCAGTATTGCCCTTCCTCTCCCTCTAATAGAATTCACGATCATGAAGAAAATGAGTCTAGTTTAAGTCCTGAAGTTGCTTCCAGTTCCATTATCATATGCTCAACAGACCAGCCTTCAGCTACAGTACCAAGCTCACAAAACAAAAATAGTTTTAGTCCCCATGTTGCTTCCAGTTCCAGTGTCATAGTTTCAACAGATCAACCTTCAACTTCAATACAAACTACAACTACATTGAGTTCTATCAGAAAGATGAGTCGTAAGGAAAGGCGACGTAATGGTAAGCAGAAGAAGCGGACGATGGCTGCTATTTTAGATGTAGCTAAGCCATCTACATTAGAGGATCTTCTTAGAATTAAAAGATTGTGCTGTGTTTCAAGCGACCCTCTTGAACTGGGGGGAGAAACAACAGAAAGAACAGAATGTATCAACGATGATGAGAATAATTGTGAATCTGACCTAACCAAGGATTACTCCAGTGAAAAAGTTGAGAGAGATTGTGAAGCAGCTAATCTCAGTATGCAATCCAGACAAAGGTTGGTGGTGAAGTTCAATTTTAGCGGATGTGAATCTAATGTCTAA
- the LOC101300717 gene encoding NAC domain-containing protein 19-like: MAVDDDLPPGYKFRPDKEQLLVHYLRPKLDGEDFAQELVPFCDLYGKKEPWQIWNDYFQELSATDKERTDLYFFTQLKTKTPKGKHIKRTVGSGTWKGEDAPKEVLAASQRVIGKRRRFRYGNDKDSAQNDRWLMHEFELDASLLRNKRKAKDYVLCIVRKKSRSVKKNSEDQEGDETSCDGGDDQQDGDLPEAKKNNDHKDSETVSLEEMENLLMSDD; this comes from the coding sequence ATGGCAGTTGATGATGATCTTCCTCCGGGCTACAAGTTTAGGCCAGACAAAGAACAACTCCTTGTTCATTATCTTCGTCCCAAACTCGACGGAGAAGACTTTGCCCAAGAGCTTGTCCCTTTCTGCGATCTGTATGGAAAAAAAGAACCATGGCAGATATGGAATGATTATTTCCAAGAATTATCAGCGACAGACAAAGAAAGGACAGACCTCTACTTCTTCACCCAGCTAAAGACCAAGACTCCAAAGGGCAAGCACATAAAACGAACAGTCGGCAGCGGCACCTGGAAAGGCGAAGACGCCCCCAAAGAAGTACTTGCGGCGTCTCAAAGGGTTATTGGCAAGAGAAGAAGATTTCGCTACGGAAACGACAAGGACTCGGCACAAAACGATCGCTGGCTCATGCACGAGTTTGAACTTGATGCATCTTTATTGAGAAACAAACGTAAAGCGAAAGACTACGTTCTTTGTATTGTTAGAAAGAAAAGTAGATCGGTCAAAAAGAATTCAGAAGATCAAGAAGGAGATGAGACGAGTTGCGACGGTGGTGATGATCAACAAGATGGAGACCTTCCTGAGGCTAAGAAAAATAATGATCATAAAGATTCAGAGACAGTGAGCTTAGAGGAGATGGAGAACTTACTGATGAGTGATGACTGA
- the LOC101299858 gene encoding voltage-gated hydrogen channel 1-like yields the protein MDQVSLSFTNNGSSSQIQQQRPSTANSFSIELVESSIRNLLRSWYRRQRWKFLFNSTPPQDLDRAPWRTHLASFLESTPVHAVSLGLLVIDLIFTILELSSSLLATSCRPKESHYNATEEIWYHWVGIAILSLLSAKTIALAVGLGTTFLRRPGYVIDGIVLIGALVLEVFLEKVGGGLLVVVSLWRVVRLVESAFELSDEAIEAQIEGVVYQFEMLREENRKLLITIAEKDQIIQKLQEDLDQCICHSGRKFSTNA from the coding sequence ATGGACCAGGTTTCTTTATCGTTCACCAACAATGGGTCCTCCTCTCAAATCCAGCAACAAAGACCTTCCACTGCAAACTCATTCTCTATAGAATTGGTCGAATCCTCAATACGAAATCTGTTAAGGAGCTGGTACAGAAGGCAGAGATGGAAGTTTTTGTTCAACTCCACACCACCACAAGACCTTGATAGAGCTCCATGGAGAACCCACCTGGCCAGTTTCCTTGAATCCACACCAGTTCATGCAGTTTCTCTCGGTCTCCTCGTTATTGATCTGATCTTCACAATCCTTGAACTCTCCTCATCTTTACTTGCTACCAGCTGCAGGCCAAAAGAGAGCCACTACAATGCTACAGAAGAAATCTGGTACCACTGGGTTGGCATTGCTATTCTTTCTCTGCTTTCTGCCAAGACAATTGCCCTTGCTGTGGGGCTTGGCACCACATTCTTGAGGCGTCCAGGTTATGTCATTGATGGGATTGTTTTGATCGGCGCATTGGTGTTGGAAGTGTTTCTGGAGAAGGTAGGGGGTGGTTTGCTTGTTGTGGTGAGTTTGTGGCGAGTTGTTAGGCTAGTAGAAAGTGCGTTTGAGCTAAGTGACGAGGCCATTGAAGCACAGATTGAAGGGGTTGTATATCAGTTTGAGATGTTGAGGGAAGAGAATAGGAAACTGTTAATAACCATAGCTGAGAAAGATCAGATTATCCAGAAGCTCCAGGAAGACTTAGATCAATGTATTTGTCACTCTGGTCGGAAATTTTCGACTAATGCATGA